The following nucleotide sequence is from Nautilia sp. PV-1.
ATATTATAATAATAGAAAAAAAGGCGTAAAAGTGAGTAAAGAAGAAAAAAAAGAACTGATAATGAAAACTGCTCTTAATCTTTTTGCCAAGCAAGGTTTTTACAATACTACAATCGCTGATATAGCGAAAGAAATGGGAATGAGTGTTGGAAATATGTACAATTATTTTCCTTCTAAAGAGTCTTTAGCCAAGGAACTGCTGATTTATACTTCTAAAAAATTCGGAGATGAAATCAGAAAAATAAACGAAATGGATATAAGCAGCAAAGAAAAAATAAGACATATTGTCGAACTCTATTTTAATATGGCTTTAAACGCGCCGGAATTAGTGGATTATTTTATGAGAGTTTACCTGTCCAATAAAGAAATATTTGCAAACGGATGTGAGGGAATGCTCTGCGTATCTGCTTTTGTAACGGAAATTATGATATTTTTTGAAGAAGGTGTAAGAAAAAAAGAGCTTAAAAACCAGGATTTTTTTGCGGCGTTCGGTCTTTTTATGGGATATGTGGGAGGACTGGCGTTTTTAAATAAAGAAGGTATTCTTTCTAAACCTCTGTTGGAATATGTAGAACCTGTAAGCGAGAATATATACAATGCGCTCAAAGCTTAAAGTTATATGGATTGATGCGGTAACATGTTACGGCTGTACCCATTCGTTTCTTAATTACAAAGAGATTTCTTCTCTTTTTGATAAAATCGATTTTAAATATCATCCTATATTTCTGTCCGAAGAATTTGAAATTCAATCTTGCGATCTGCTTATTGTCGAAGGAGCTTTGAAGTTAAATTATCCTAGGCTTGGATTTTCATTAAATGAATTGATTTCAAAGCTCTTTTTTAAAGCAAAAAAAGTTTTGGCTTTGGGTACATGTGCGGTTTACGGAGGTATATACGGCGAAGGGCTGATGTTTAACAGGGAAAACAGGGGACATTATCATAAATGCAGGGATAAAATTATAAATCTTCCGGGCTGTCCTCCTCATCCGGACTGGATAGCGTTTGTAATGGACATGGTAAGCGAAGACAAAAAAATAGAACTGGATGAATTAAACAGGCCTAAAGATATTTTTGCTTATACATCACATATGGGATGTACCAGAAACGAATATTTCGAATGGAAAATTGATGCCGAGGAATTTGGTACCAAAGAAGGGTGTCTGTTTTATTTTCAAGGCTGCCAGGGTCCGTTTACGCATAGCAGCTGTAATAAAGTGC
It contains:
- a CDS encoding TetR/AcrR family transcriptional regulator, with translation MKLYYNNRKKGVKVSKEEKKELIMKTALNLFAKQGFYNTTIADIAKEMGMSVGNMYNYFPSKESLAKELLIYTSKKFGDEIRKINEMDISSKEKIRHIVELYFNMALNAPELVDYFMRVYLSNKEIFANGCEGMLCVSAFVTEIMIFFEEGVRKKELKNQDFFAAFGLFMGYVGGLAFLNKEGILSKPLLEYVEPVSENIYNALKA
- a CDS encoding hydrogenase — its product is MRSKLKVIWIDAVTCYGCTHSFLNYKEISSLFDKIDFKYHPIFLSEEFEIQSCDLLIVEGALKLNYPRLGFSLNELISKLFFKAKKVLALGTCAVYGGIYGEGLMFNRENRGHYHKCRDKIINLPGCPPHPDWIAFVMDMVSEDKKIELDELNRPKDIFAYTSHMGCTRNEYFEWKIDAEEFGTKEGCLFYFQGCQGPFTHSSCNKVLWNEVSSKPRAGTPCFGCTEANFPKNELFKTDTFMGIPANIPLGVSKRAYLTLSGIAKSLNNERLSCKLINYKCGDKNEN